The following are from one region of the Hippocampus zosterae strain Florida chromosome 9, ASM2543408v3, whole genome shotgun sequence genome:
- the srgap3 gene encoding SLIT-ROBO Rho GTPase-activating protein 3 isoform X2, protein MSSSRFKKDKEIIADYETQVKEIRNQLVEQFKCLEQQSESRIQLLQDLQEFFRRKAEIELEYSRSLDKLSERFSSKIRSSREHQQFKKDQHLLSSVNCWYLVLNQTRRESRDHATLSDIYTNNVILRLAQISEDVIRLFKKSKDIGIQMHEELVKVTNELYTVMKTYHMYHTESINAESKLKDAEKQEEKQFSKSGDLNVNLLRHEDRQSRRSSVRKIEKMKEKRQAKYSENKLKCTKARNDYLLNLAATNAVVAKYYIHDVADMIDCCDLGYHASLARTFRTYLSAEYNLETSRHEGLDVIENAVDNLDSRSDKHKLMDMHNQVFCPPMRFEYLPHMGDEVCQVSAQQPVQTELLMRYHQLQSRLATLKIENEEVRKTLDATMQTLQDMLTVEDFDVSDAFQHSRSTESIKSLASESYMSKMNVAKRRANQQETEMFYLSKFKEYLNGSNLIIKLQAKHDLLKQTLGEGERAECGTTRGRRNARARIQDSGQPIPLVVESCVRYINLYGLQQQGIFRVPGSQVEVNDIKNSFERGEDPLIDDHDEHDINSVAGVLKLYFRGLENSLFPKERFLDFISTIKLESGAERAHHIQQIVVTLPRTVIVVMRYLFAFLNHLSQYSDENMMDPYNLAICFGPTLMPIPDSQDPVSCQAHVNEVIKTIIIHNEVIFPSLRELDGPVYEKCMTGGEEYCDSPHSEPGTLDEADNGTEPHTSDEEVEQIEAIAKFDYVGRSPRELSFKKGASLLLYHRASEDWWEGRHNGLDGLIPHQYIVVQDVDDAFSDSLSQKADSEASSGPQLDEKSSTNNDGPSPCEQSPDYGFGGVMGRVRLRSDGAAIPRHRSGTDTQSPTRVPDTPPRAAACPGSPHKMSVNKARMESPEKRRLGTFGSAGSINYPERKAYPDGHPLRPMSGATRHSSLGDNKSLEAEALAEDIEKTMNTALHELHELERQNSAKQAPDVVLDTLEPMKNPVSSEPGSPLHTIMIRDPDAAMRRSNSSTSEMMTTFKPALSARLAAGAQLRPPPMRPVRPVPTQHRSSSSSSSGVGSPAVTPTDKMFPSNNTAAGPGINVSTDGADKSGTM, encoded by the exons gAAAGACCAGCACCTGTTGTCCTCTGTGAACTGCTGGTACCTGGTGCTGAACCAGACCAGACGTGAGAGTCGTGACCACGCCACCCTCAGTGACATCTACACCAACAACGTCATTCTGCGCTTGGCCCAGATAAGCGAGGATGTCATCCGTCTTTTCAAGAAG AGCAAGGACATTGGCATCCAAATGCACGAGGAGCTGGTGAAGGTGACCAATGAACTCTATACT GTGATGAAGACATATCACATGTACCACACGGAGAGCATCAACGCCGAGAGCAAACTGAAGGACGCAGAGAAACAGGAGGAGAAGCAGTTCAGCAAGTCGGGGGATCTCAACGTGAACCTCCTTCGGCATGAAGACCGCCAGTCCCGACGCAGCTCTGTTAGGAAGATCGAGAAGATGAAAGAGAAG AGGCAAGCCAAGTACTCAGAGAATAAGCTGAAGTGCACCAAAGCTCGCAACGACTATTTGTTGAACCTGGCAGCAACAAACGCGGTGGTGGCCAAATATTACATCCACGATGTCGCCGATATGATCGAC TGCTGCGACCTGGGATACCACGCTAGCTTGGCGCGGACCTTTCGGACCTACTTGTCAGCAGAGTACAACCTGGAGACGTCTCGCCACGAGGGACTCGATGTCATCGAGAATGCGGTGGACAATTTGGACTCTCGCAGCGACAAGCACAAGCTCATGGATATGCATAACCAAGTGTTCTGCCCTCCAATGCGCTTCGAGTACCTGCCGCACATGGGAGACGAG gTGTGCCAGGTGAGCGCCCAGCAACCCGTCCAGACTGAGCTCTTGATGCGCTACCACCAACTACAGTCCCGCTTGGCTACACTGAAGATTGAGAATGAAGAG GTGAGGAAAACCTTGGACGCTACCATGCAAACTCTGCAAGACATGCTGACGGTGGAGGATTTTGACGTGTCCGACGCATTCCAACATAGCCGCTCCACTGAATCCATCAAGTCCCTGGCCTCCGAGTCCTACATGAGCAAGATGAATGTAGCAAAAAGGAGAGCCAACCAACAGGAGACTGAAATGTTCTACCTCTCG AAATTCAAGGAGTACCTGAATGGCAGCAACCTCATCATTAAGCTGCAGGCCAAGCATGACTTACTCAAGCAGACCCTTGGCGAAG GGGAAAGAGCTGAATGTGGAACCACGAG AGGGAGACGGAATGCCCGTGCTCGCATCCAG GATTCAGGCCAACCAATTCCACTTGTGGTGGAGAGCTGTGTCAGATACATCAACCTCTACG GCCTGCAGCAGCAAGGCATCTTCCGAGTGCCTGGATCGCAGGTGGAAGTGAACGatattaaaaattcatttgaaagag GAGAAGATCCCTTAATAGACGACCACGACGAACATGATATCAATTCAGTGGCAGGAGTGTTAAAGCTGTACTTCCGAGGCCTGGAGAACTCCCTCTTCCCAAAGGAGCGTTTCCTAGACTTCATCTCAACCATCA AGTTGGAGTCGGGAGCAGAGAGAGCGCATCACATCCAGCAGATTGTTGTGACGCTGCCTCGGACCGTCATCGTTGTCATGAGATACCTTTTTGCTTTTCTCAATCA TCTCTCCCAGTATAGCGATGAGAACATGATGGATCCATACAACTTGGCCATCTGCTTTGGTCCCACGCTGATGCCAATTCCCGACAGTCAGGACCCGGTGTCATGTCAGGCGCACGTGAACGAGGTCATCAAGACTATCATTATACACAATGAAGTCATCTTTCCCAGTCTACGTGAACTAGACGGCCCAGTCTATGAAAAGTGCATGACCGGCGGTGAGGAATACTG TGACAGTCCTCACAGTGAGCCAGGAACTCTTGATGAAGCTGACAATGGAACTGAACCTCACACAAGTGATGAAG aggttgaacaAATCGAGGCCATCGCTAAATTTGATTACGTGGGCCGCAGCCCAAGAGAGCTGTCATTCAAGAAGGGAGCATCTCTGCTTCTCTATCACCGGGCATCCGAAGACTGGTGGGAGGGCCGACACAACGGCCTGGATGGCCTGATCCCTCATCAATACATTGTAGTGCAAGACGT GGATGATGCCTTCTCAGACAGCCTCAGTCAAAAAGCAGATAGTGAAGCCAGCAGTGGGCCACAACTGGATGAAAAAAGCTCCACCAACAATGACGGTCCCTCACCATGTGAGCAATCACCCGATTACGGCTTTGGAGGCGTCATGGGCAG GGTCCGATTGCGTTCCGACGGAGCGGCGATTCCTCGCCATCGCAGCGGTACAGACACTCAGAGTCCAACCCGAGTTCCTGACACGCCCCCGCGGGCCGCTGCCTGTCCCGGCAGTCCCCACAAGATGTCCGTCAACAAGGCGCGGATGGAAAGCCCAGAAAAAAGGCGACTGGGGACCTTCGGTAGTGCAGGAAGTATAAACTATCCAGAAAGGAAGGCCTATCCTGATGGCCATCCACTGAGGCCGATGTCAGGGGCCACTCGCCATAGTAGCCTTGGGGACAACAAGTCACTTGAAGCTGAGGCTCTGGCTGAG GACATCGAGAAGACCATGAACACGGCGCTCCATGAGCTTCACGAGCTGGAGCGACAGAACTCTGCCAAGCAGGCTCCCGATGTGGTCCTGGACACCCTGGAGCCAATGAAGAACCCAGTGAGCTCCGAGCCCGGCAGCCCTTTGCACACCATCATGATCCGTGACCCAGATGCGGCCATGCGCCGGAGCAACAGTTCCACCTCGGAGATGATGACCACCTTTAAGCCGGCGCTCTCGGCGCGGCTCGCCGCTGGCGCTCAACTGCGCCCGCCGCCCATGAGGCCGGTACGCCCCGTTCCCACCCAGCACCGCTCAAGCAGCTCCAGTTCTTCTGGGGTGGGCAGCCCAGCTGTAACACCCACTGATAAAATGTTTCCCAGTAACAACACGGCAGCCGGGCCCGGCATCAACGTGTCCACCGATGGTGCTGACAAATCTGGTACCATGTAG
- the srgap3 gene encoding SLIT-ROBO Rho GTPase-activating protein 3 isoform X1, translating to MSSSRFKKDKEIIADYETQVKEIRNQLVEQFKCLEQQSESRIQLLQDLQEFFRRKAEIELEYSRSLDKLSERFSSKIRSSREHQQFKKDQHLLSSVNCWYLVLNQTRRESRDHATLSDIYTNNVILRLAQISEDVIRLFKKSKDIGIQMHEELVKVTNELYTVMKTYHMYHTESINAESKLKDAEKQEEKQFSKSGDLNVNLLRHEDRQSRRSSVRKIEKMKEKRQAKYSENKLKCTKARNDYLLNLAATNAVVAKYYIHDVADMIDCCDLGYHASLARTFRTYLSAEYNLETSRHEGLDVIENAVDNLDSRSDKHKLMDMHNQVFCPPMRFEYLPHMGDEVCQVSAQQPVQTELLMRYHQLQSRLATLKIENEEVRKTLDATMQTLQDMLTVEDFDVSDAFQHSRSTESIKSLASESYMSKMNVAKRRANQQETEMFYLSKFKEYLNGSNLIIKLQAKHDLLKQTLGEGERAECGTTRPPTLPPKPQKMRKPRPRSVYNHKLFNGNLETFVKDSGQPIPLVVESCVRYINLYGLQQQGIFRVPGSQVEVNDIKNSFERGEDPLIDDHDEHDINSVAGVLKLYFRGLENSLFPKERFLDFISTIKLESGAERAHHIQQIVVTLPRTVIVVMRYLFAFLNHLSQYSDENMMDPYNLAICFGPTLMPIPDSQDPVSCQAHVNEVIKTIIIHNEVIFPSLRELDGPVYEKCMTGGEEYCDSPHSEPGTLDEADNGTEPHTSDEEVEQIEAIAKFDYVGRSPRELSFKKGASLLLYHRASEDWWEGRHNGLDGLIPHQYIVVQDVDDAFSDSLSQKADSEASSGPQLDEKSSTNNDGPSPCEQSPDYGFGGVMGRVRLRSDGAAIPRHRSGTDTQSPTRVPDTPPRAAACPGSPHKMSVNKARMESPEKRRLGTFGSAGSINYPERKAYPDGHPLRPMSGATRHSSLGDNKSLEAEALAEDIEKTMNTALHELHELERQNSAKQAPDVVLDTLEPMKNPVSSEPGSPLHTIMIRDPDAAMRRSNSSTSEMMTTFKPALSARLAAGAQLRPPPMRPVRPVPTQHRSSSSSSSGVGSPAVTPTDKMFPSNNTAAGPGINVSTDGADKSGTM from the exons gAAAGACCAGCACCTGTTGTCCTCTGTGAACTGCTGGTACCTGGTGCTGAACCAGACCAGACGTGAGAGTCGTGACCACGCCACCCTCAGTGACATCTACACCAACAACGTCATTCTGCGCTTGGCCCAGATAAGCGAGGATGTCATCCGTCTTTTCAAGAAG AGCAAGGACATTGGCATCCAAATGCACGAGGAGCTGGTGAAGGTGACCAATGAACTCTATACT GTGATGAAGACATATCACATGTACCACACGGAGAGCATCAACGCCGAGAGCAAACTGAAGGACGCAGAGAAACAGGAGGAGAAGCAGTTCAGCAAGTCGGGGGATCTCAACGTGAACCTCCTTCGGCATGAAGACCGCCAGTCCCGACGCAGCTCTGTTAGGAAGATCGAGAAGATGAAAGAGAAG AGGCAAGCCAAGTACTCAGAGAATAAGCTGAAGTGCACCAAAGCTCGCAACGACTATTTGTTGAACCTGGCAGCAACAAACGCGGTGGTGGCCAAATATTACATCCACGATGTCGCCGATATGATCGAC TGCTGCGACCTGGGATACCACGCTAGCTTGGCGCGGACCTTTCGGACCTACTTGTCAGCAGAGTACAACCTGGAGACGTCTCGCCACGAGGGACTCGATGTCATCGAGAATGCGGTGGACAATTTGGACTCTCGCAGCGACAAGCACAAGCTCATGGATATGCATAACCAAGTGTTCTGCCCTCCAATGCGCTTCGAGTACCTGCCGCACATGGGAGACGAG gTGTGCCAGGTGAGCGCCCAGCAACCCGTCCAGACTGAGCTCTTGATGCGCTACCACCAACTACAGTCCCGCTTGGCTACACTGAAGATTGAGAATGAAGAG GTGAGGAAAACCTTGGACGCTACCATGCAAACTCTGCAAGACATGCTGACGGTGGAGGATTTTGACGTGTCCGACGCATTCCAACATAGCCGCTCCACTGAATCCATCAAGTCCCTGGCCTCCGAGTCCTACATGAGCAAGATGAATGTAGCAAAAAGGAGAGCCAACCAACAGGAGACTGAAATGTTCTACCTCTCG AAATTCAAGGAGTACCTGAATGGCAGCAACCTCATCATTAAGCTGCAGGCCAAGCATGACTTACTCAAGCAGACCCTTGGCGAAG GGGAAAGAGCTGAATGTGGAACCACGAG gccccccacccttccccctAAACCTCAGAAAATGCGGAAGCCTAGACCGCGCTCCGTCTATAACCATAAGCTGTTTAACGGCAATTTGGAGACCTTCGTCAAG GATTCAGGCCAACCAATTCCACTTGTGGTGGAGAGCTGTGTCAGATACATCAACCTCTACG GCCTGCAGCAGCAAGGCATCTTCCGAGTGCCTGGATCGCAGGTGGAAGTGAACGatattaaaaattcatttgaaagag GAGAAGATCCCTTAATAGACGACCACGACGAACATGATATCAATTCAGTGGCAGGAGTGTTAAAGCTGTACTTCCGAGGCCTGGAGAACTCCCTCTTCCCAAAGGAGCGTTTCCTAGACTTCATCTCAACCATCA AGTTGGAGTCGGGAGCAGAGAGAGCGCATCACATCCAGCAGATTGTTGTGACGCTGCCTCGGACCGTCATCGTTGTCATGAGATACCTTTTTGCTTTTCTCAATCA TCTCTCCCAGTATAGCGATGAGAACATGATGGATCCATACAACTTGGCCATCTGCTTTGGTCCCACGCTGATGCCAATTCCCGACAGTCAGGACCCGGTGTCATGTCAGGCGCACGTGAACGAGGTCATCAAGACTATCATTATACACAATGAAGTCATCTTTCCCAGTCTACGTGAACTAGACGGCCCAGTCTATGAAAAGTGCATGACCGGCGGTGAGGAATACTG TGACAGTCCTCACAGTGAGCCAGGAACTCTTGATGAAGCTGACAATGGAACTGAACCTCACACAAGTGATGAAG aggttgaacaAATCGAGGCCATCGCTAAATTTGATTACGTGGGCCGCAGCCCAAGAGAGCTGTCATTCAAGAAGGGAGCATCTCTGCTTCTCTATCACCGGGCATCCGAAGACTGGTGGGAGGGCCGACACAACGGCCTGGATGGCCTGATCCCTCATCAATACATTGTAGTGCAAGACGT GGATGATGCCTTCTCAGACAGCCTCAGTCAAAAAGCAGATAGTGAAGCCAGCAGTGGGCCACAACTGGATGAAAAAAGCTCCACCAACAATGACGGTCCCTCACCATGTGAGCAATCACCCGATTACGGCTTTGGAGGCGTCATGGGCAG GGTCCGATTGCGTTCCGACGGAGCGGCGATTCCTCGCCATCGCAGCGGTACAGACACTCAGAGTCCAACCCGAGTTCCTGACACGCCCCCGCGGGCCGCTGCCTGTCCCGGCAGTCCCCACAAGATGTCCGTCAACAAGGCGCGGATGGAAAGCCCAGAAAAAAGGCGACTGGGGACCTTCGGTAGTGCAGGAAGTATAAACTATCCAGAAAGGAAGGCCTATCCTGATGGCCATCCACTGAGGCCGATGTCAGGGGCCACTCGCCATAGTAGCCTTGGGGACAACAAGTCACTTGAAGCTGAGGCTCTGGCTGAG GACATCGAGAAGACCATGAACACGGCGCTCCATGAGCTTCACGAGCTGGAGCGACAGAACTCTGCCAAGCAGGCTCCCGATGTGGTCCTGGACACCCTGGAGCCAATGAAGAACCCAGTGAGCTCCGAGCCCGGCAGCCCTTTGCACACCATCATGATCCGTGACCCAGATGCGGCCATGCGCCGGAGCAACAGTTCCACCTCGGAGATGATGACCACCTTTAAGCCGGCGCTCTCGGCGCGGCTCGCCGCTGGCGCTCAACTGCGCCCGCCGCCCATGAGGCCGGTACGCCCCGTTCCCACCCAGCACCGCTCAAGCAGCTCCAGTTCTTCTGGGGTGGGCAGCCCAGCTGTAACACCCACTGATAAAATGTTTCCCAGTAACAACACGGCAGCCGGGCCCGGCATCAACGTGTCCACCGATGGTGCTGACAAATCTGGTACCATGTAG